A window of the Paenibacillus woosongensis genome harbors these coding sequences:
- the mgrA gene encoding L-glyceraldehyde 3-phosphate reductase: MAYIASEDRYESMIYNRVGRSGLKLPAISLGLWHNFGGVDTFENGREMIRRAFDLGITHFDLANNYGPPPGSAEEMFGTVLKKDLAPYRDELVISSKAGYYMWPGPYGEWGSRKYLISSLDQSLKRMGLDYVDIFYSHRFDPETPLEETMMALDHIVRSGKALYVGISSYSAEQTKEAVSILKQLGTPLLIHQPNYSLLDRWIENGLQDVLEENGVGSIAFCPLAQGLLTNKYLNGIPEDSRAKNPTGALQESQITPEMLRKVRALNQMAAARGQSLAQFALAWVLRGGKVTSALIGASRVSQIEENVQALSKLEFTDEELNRIETILHNHGEH, encoded by the coding sequence ATGGCATATATTGCTAGTGAAGACCGGTACGAGTCAATGATATATAACCGTGTGGGTCGTTCGGGCCTTAAGCTTCCGGCCATATCGCTTGGATTATGGCATAACTTCGGTGGTGTAGATACGTTTGAGAACGGACGCGAGATGATTCGCAGAGCTTTTGATTTGGGCATTACCCATTTTGATTTGGCCAACAATTACGGCCCGCCTCCGGGTTCGGCGGAAGAAATGTTCGGTACCGTGCTGAAGAAAGACCTGGCACCCTATCGGGATGAATTGGTGATCTCCTCCAAAGCCGGCTACTATATGTGGCCAGGTCCTTATGGCGAGTGGGGATCCCGCAAATACTTAATTTCCAGCCTCGATCAAAGCCTGAAGCGGATGGGACTTGATTATGTTGATATTTTCTATTCCCACCGCTTTGATCCGGAGACCCCGCTAGAGGAGACGATGATGGCGCTGGATCACATCGTTCGCTCCGGTAAGGCGCTGTACGTAGGCATATCGAGCTATTCAGCGGAGCAGACGAAGGAAGCGGTCTCCATCCTCAAGCAGCTGGGCACGCCGCTGCTCATCCACCAGCCGAATTATTCGCTGCTGGATCGCTGGATCGAGAATGGCCTGCAGGACGTTCTGGAGGAGAATGGGGTTGGCAGCATCGCCTTCTGTCCATTGGCTCAGGGGCTGCTCACAAACAAATATTTGAACGGCATTCCGGAGGATTCCCGTGCGAAGAACCCAACCGGCGCTCTGCAGGAGTCGCAAATCACGCCTGAGATGCTGCGTAAAGTACGCGCACTGAATCAGATGGCGGCAGCACGGGGGCAGAGCCTCGCCCAATTTGCGCTCGCATGGGTGCTCCGCGGAGGCAAGGTCACATCTGCGCTGATCGGCGCAAGCCGGGTGAGTCAAATTGAAGAGAACGTTCAGGCGCTAAGCAAGCTTGAGTTCACCGACGAGGAATTGAACCGGATCGAAACGATCCTTCATAACCACGGCGAGCATTAA
- a CDS encoding NAD-dependent protein deacylase: MTLSKIEQLASWVKEGRRIVFFGGAGISTESGIPDFRSAAGIYQQEKASPYSPEEILSRPFFDRHPEVFYDFYKTKMIHLHAEPNPAHRCLAWLEDEGKLDAVITQNIDGLHQKAGSRSVLELHGSIHRNYCMDCGRFHSLEEVISTGDPVPKCQTCGGTVKPDVVLYGENLNTQVIERTVEAISEADLLLIGGTSLTVQPAAHLVTYFRGQRTVLLNASPTAYDNQADLLIAEPIGAVLGQVESLLKAGS; the protein is encoded by the coding sequence ATGACATTAAGCAAAATCGAGCAGCTCGCGTCCTGGGTGAAGGAGGGGCGCAGAATCGTATTTTTTGGCGGGGCAGGCATTTCTACAGAAAGTGGAATACCCGATTTTCGTTCCGCAGCGGGCATTTATCAGCAGGAGAAGGCTTCGCCGTATTCCCCGGAGGAAATTTTGAGCCGGCCGTTTTTCGACCGCCATCCAGAGGTATTCTATGATTTTTACAAAACGAAGATGATCCATCTGCATGCCGAGCCGAATCCGGCCCATCGTTGCTTGGCCTGGCTGGAGGACGAGGGCAAGCTGGATGCGGTTATTACCCAAAATATCGACGGCCTGCATCAGAAGGCAGGCAGCCGCAGCGTGCTGGAGCTGCACGGTTCCATCCACCGGAACTATTGCATGGACTGCGGGAGGTTCCATAGCCTGGAGGAAGTGATAAGTACGGGCGATCCTGTGCCAAAATGCCAGACTTGCGGCGGGACTGTCAAACCCGATGTTGTATTGTACGGGGAGAACCTGAATACGCAGGTGATCGAAAGAACGGTTGAGGCAATTAGCGAAGCGGATCTGCTGCTGATCGGCGGAACTTCCCTGACCGTTCAGCCGGCGGCTCACCTGGTCACGTATTTTCGGGGACAGCGGACAGTGCTGTTGAATGCATCGCCGACAGCTTACGATAACCAGGCCGATTTGCTGATTGCCGAGCCGATTGGCGCGGTGCTCGGGCAGGTGGAATCGCTGCTTAAAGCCGGGAGCTGA
- a CDS encoding HAD family hydrolase, whose protein sequence is MAIVQAGERRVPCQAILFDKDGTLLDFMALWGEWAMTLLDLLDSHLELLGARRIDSRAALLGLKLDERQQIEDYDKTGPLAMGSEEEVTALLAWQLYAAGVPWNEALIQVRQFSSSAMIELRNRRNARPMPGLAALLKACQSQGIRLAVVTSDTTEAASEHLSWMGIERYFDVIVGRDRVSLGKPFPEMAVLACRELGVSPEHAVVVGDSNGDMQMGKQAGVRMTVGIAPDGGGESYLLDADAVIRSFIEMKVLEEA, encoded by the coding sequence ATGGCGATTGTTCAGGCAGGCGAACGCAGGGTGCCATGCCAGGCAATATTATTTGATAAGGATGGAACCTTGCTGGATTTCATGGCCCTCTGGGGAGAATGGGCGATGACGCTGCTGGATTTGCTGGACAGCCATTTGGAATTGCTGGGGGCGCGGCGGATCGACAGCAGAGCAGCGCTGCTGGGGCTTAAGCTGGATGAGCGGCAGCAGATCGAGGATTATGATAAGACCGGGCCGCTGGCGATGGGGAGCGAGGAAGAGGTCACCGCGCTGCTCGCCTGGCAGCTGTATGCGGCGGGAGTTCCCTGGAACGAGGCGCTGATTCAGGTTAGGCAGTTCAGCTCGTCGGCGATGATTGAGCTGAGAAATCGCAGAAATGCCAGACCAATGCCAGGGCTCGCAGCTTTACTGAAGGCTTGCCAATCGCAGGGAATCCGCCTTGCTGTTGTCACGTCGGATACGACGGAGGCAGCGAGCGAGCATTTGAGCTGGATGGGAATCGAGCGCTATTTCGACGTCATTGTCGGCAGGGATCGGGTGAGCCTTGGCAAGCCTTTTCCCGAAATGGCTGTGCTTGCTTGCCGCGAGCTTGGCGTATCCCCGGAGCATGCGGTCGTCGTAGGGGACAGCAACGGGGATATGCAGATGGGCAAGCAGGCGGGGGTGCGGATGACGGTTGGAATAGCTCCGGACGGCGGAGGGGAATCGTATCTGCTGGATGCAGATGCGGTTATCCGCAGTTTTATAGAAATGAAAGTGCTGGAGGAGGCATGA
- a CDS encoding acyltransferase family protein produces the protein MKTNIIPSNPRGEAFFLNLRFLLIICVFIGNAIEPLIQDIDAMHALYVWIFTFHMPLFVFVTGYFAKTNLLGLPGRKLMLQISLQYVIFQSLYSILDVTVFKVQNIHHSFFAPYLLLWFLASHLCWRVLLIVMNKWTPLQQLAVSLALGVLVGYLQVDGVWLSLSRTFVYLPFFIAGYHFSFAYLEKFFTPLARALAMSLAGVMLVAVVLWGQLIDAGWLYGSMTYGQLGHDEWYAGAYRLALYALQLLAGIAFLSFVPLRESRLTDLGRRTLYVFLLHGFIIRFAAASPLYDRVTNTAASAMLIVGAIFLTLVLSHPLVRKWTSPVIEPPVQWLLKLERRAFRPFRTVSKH, from the coding sequence ATGAAGACGAACATCATCCCATCGAATCCGCGCGGAGAGGCATTTTTTCTCAACCTGCGCTTTTTACTGATCATTTGCGTCTTCATCGGCAATGCCATCGAGCCGCTGATCCAAGACATAGACGCCATGCATGCTCTATATGTATGGATTTTTACTTTTCATATGCCGCTGTTCGTATTCGTCACCGGTTACTTCGCCAAAACCAATCTGCTCGGCCTGCCCGGCCGCAAGCTGATGCTGCAAATCAGCCTCCAGTACGTGATCTTTCAAAGCCTGTATTCGATACTGGACGTTACCGTATTTAAGGTACAGAACATCCACCATTCCTTCTTTGCCCCGTACCTGCTGCTCTGGTTCCTTGCCAGTCATCTGTGCTGGCGCGTACTGCTGATCGTCATGAACAAATGGACGCCCCTCCAGCAGCTGGCGGTATCGCTTGCTCTAGGCGTGCTCGTCGGATATTTGCAAGTAGATGGAGTCTGGCTCAGCTTGTCGCGGACCTTTGTGTATTTGCCTTTCTTTATTGCCGGTTATCATTTTTCATTTGCCTATTTGGAGAAATTCTTCACTCCTTTGGCCCGTGCGCTTGCTATGTCACTTGCCGGTGTTATGCTGGTTGCCGTCGTTTTATGGGGGCAGCTTATCGATGCCGGATGGCTGTACGGCAGCATGACGTACGGGCAGCTCGGTCATGACGAATGGTATGCCGGAGCCTACCGACTGGCTCTTTACGCCCTGCAGCTGCTGGCAGGAATCGCTTTTCTGTCTTTCGTGCCCTTGCGGGAGAGCAGGCTGACCGATCTGGGACGGCGCACCTTGTATGTGTTCCTCCTGCATGGATTCATTATCCGCTTTGCGGCCGCCTCCCCTTTATATGATCGCGTTACGAATACGGCAGCTTCCGCCATGCTTATTGTCGGGGCTATCTTCCTGACCCTTGTGCTCAGCCATCCCCTTGTACGCAAATGGACGTCGCCGGTCATTGAACCCCCGGTGCAATGGCTGCTGAAGTTGGAGCGCCGGGCATTCCGCCCCTTCCGTACAGTCAGCAAGCATTGA
- a CDS encoding KGG domain-containing protein, protein MARGNGKMSRQEAGRLGGQATSKNHGKEFYQEIGQKGGEATSRSHSKEFYQEIGQKGGEATSEKHDKEFYRRIGRMGGEARNNNNNNNK, encoded by the coding sequence ATGGCACGCGGAAACGGCAAAATGAGCCGTCAAGAAGCCGGTCGCTTGGGAGGACAGGCCACCTCCAAAAACCACGGCAAAGAGTTCTACCAGGAAATCGGGCAAAAAGGCGGAGAAGCTACTTCCAGAAGCCACAGCAAGGAATTCTATCAAGAGATTGGCCAAAAGGGCGGAGAAGCCACCTCCGAGAAGCACGATAAGGAATTCTACCGCCGTATAGGACGCATGGGCGGGGAAGCCCGCAACAACAATAACAACAACAATAAATAA
- the ilvD gene encoding dihydroxy-acid dehydratase, whose protein sequence is MTAKKMRSDMIKKGFDRAPHRSLLRAAGVKDEDFGKPFIAVCNSYIDIVPGHVHLQEFGKIVKEAIREAGGVPFEFNTIGVDDGIAMGHIGMRYSLPSREIIADSLETVVSAHWFDGMVCIPNCDKITPGMMMGALRVNIPTVFVSGGPMKAGVDSKGRRLSLTSVFEGVGAYQAGKIDDADLLELEQYGCPTCGSCSGMFTANSMNCLAEALGLAMPGNGTILAVDEARKDFVRQSARQLMELIKLDLKPRDIVTKESIDNAFALDMAMGGSTNTVLHTLALAQEAGIDYPLERINEVANRVPHISKLAPASDHFIEDVHRAGGVSAVINELLKKPGAIHGGQMTVTGKTLAENVAGSEVHDREVIRSIDNPHSEKGGLAILYGNLAPEGSVIKVGAVDPSVGGYHKGPAICFDSQEQALEGIANGKVKEGHVVVIRYEGPKGGPGMPEMLAPTSQIAGMGLGAKVGLITDGRFSGASRGISIGHISPEAAEGGPIAFVEDGDIIELDLNNRKIELHVSDEEMARRRANWKGFEPKVKTGYLARYSKLVTNASNGGVMKI, encoded by the coding sequence ATGACTGCCAAGAAAATGCGTTCAGATATGATCAAAAAAGGCTTCGACCGCGCGCCTCACCGCAGTTTGCTGCGGGCTGCAGGCGTGAAGGACGAGGATTTCGGCAAGCCGTTCATCGCCGTATGTAACTCCTATATTGATATCGTTCCTGGCCATGTGCATTTGCAGGAATTCGGTAAAATCGTCAAAGAAGCGATCCGCGAAGCCGGCGGCGTACCTTTTGAATTCAACACCATCGGCGTCGATGATGGTATTGCGATGGGGCACATCGGGATGCGTTATTCCCTGCCGAGCCGGGAAATCATTGCCGACTCCCTGGAAACCGTTGTTTCCGCCCACTGGTTCGACGGAATGGTCTGCATCCCGAACTGTGACAAGATCACGCCAGGGATGATGATGGGCGCGCTTCGCGTGAACATCCCGACCGTATTCGTCAGCGGCGGACCGATGAAAGCCGGCGTAGACAGCAAAGGACGCAGACTGTCCTTGACTTCTGTCTTCGAAGGCGTAGGCGCTTATCAAGCGGGCAAGATCGACGATGCTGACCTGCTTGAGCTTGAACAATACGGCTGTCCGACTTGCGGCTCCTGCTCCGGTATGTTCACGGCCAACTCCATGAACTGTCTCGCCGAAGCGCTGGGACTGGCCATGCCGGGCAACGGTACGATTCTCGCGGTCGACGAAGCGCGGAAGGATTTCGTAAGACAATCCGCCCGTCAATTGATGGAGCTGATCAAGCTGGATCTTAAACCACGCGATATCGTAACGAAAGAATCGATCGACAACGCCTTCGCGCTTGATATGGCCATGGGTGGCTCAACCAATACGGTGCTGCACACCTTGGCTTTGGCTCAGGAAGCAGGCATCGATTACCCGCTGGAGCGTATCAATGAGGTGGCCAACCGTGTCCCTCATATTTCGAAGCTGGCTCCGGCATCCGACCATTTCATCGAAGACGTTCACCGGGCTGGCGGCGTAAGTGCCGTAATCAACGAGCTGTTGAAGAAGCCTGGAGCGATCCATGGCGGCCAAATGACCGTAACGGGCAAGACGCTTGCCGAGAACGTGGCCGGCAGCGAGGTCCATGACCGTGAAGTCATCCGTTCCATCGACAACCCGCATTCCGAGAAAGGCGGCCTCGCCATTCTGTACGGAAACCTCGCACCTGAAGGTTCCGTAATCAAGGTCGGTGCGGTTGATCCTTCGGTTGGCGGATACCATAAAGGCCCGGCCATCTGCTTCGACTCGCAGGAGCAAGCGCTGGAAGGCATCGCAAATGGCAAGGTCAAGGAAGGCCATGTCGTCGTCATTCGCTATGAAGGGCCAAAAGGCGGACCAGGTATGCCGGAGATGCTTGCTCCAACCTCGCAAATCGCCGGTATGGGCCTTGGCGCAAAAGTCGGCCTCATTACGGACGGCCGCTTCTCTGGAGCTTCCCGCGGCATCAGTATCGGCCATATTTCTCCGGAAGCAGCCGAAGGCGGACCAATCGCTTTCGTAGAAGATGGGGATATCATCGAGCTGGATCTGAATAACCGCAAAATCGAGCTTCATGTTTCCGATGAGGAAATGGCCCGTCGCCGTGCGAACTGGAAAGGCTTCGAGCCGAAGGTGAAGACCGGTTACCTTGCCCGCTATTCCAAGCTCGTTACCAACGCGAGCAACGGCGGAGTTATGAAAATTTAA
- a CDS encoding polysaccharide deacetylase family protein, with the protein METLLLWLFYISTLYAFIPGLITRLFGFRVFRRGIGMDEFALTFDDGPDPVYTSQLLDLLKKYGAKATFFVVGSNAEKYPHLIKRMHEEGHLIGIHNYVHKTNWLMGPAAVKKQIQRTNKIIHDIIGSNTHYYRPPWGIVNLFDFARRNETQIVLWSSMFGDWRQRLGADRLTERMLKKLRGGEVFLLHDCGNTLGANAQAPMEMLKALERVLQVAEKQGIGTIRIDDMIQRSEAVKRESRNQKSMAAAPKETSKQKASLSFGKRIVVSLWLLWERLFHFVFQLRTTNKEEPIFHFRIRPYRGEPVMMNGDIELANGDRVLELHFDNKRLFEIGSRSRTSVQIAIQMIRGVEKTLPELAQYVQTHPELMDVKALYGVSMINRGPEQFGFTVTDLPDSFFARSTRLYLKFLMSVIHPSGGDRLKQRSSHELIPKLIVMPMELLLDKYSEDGSHRRFSGKESGEIASDQESAEPEETALSATQPC; encoded by the coding sequence ATGGAGACTTTGCTGCTGTGGTTATTTTATATTTCAACACTATACGCTTTTATACCCGGTTTGATTACGCGGTTGTTCGGCTTTCGCGTATTCAGGCGAGGGATTGGGATGGATGAGTTTGCTCTAACCTTCGATGACGGTCCGGACCCGGTATATACGTCGCAGCTGCTTGATTTGCTAAAGAAATACGGAGCGAAAGCCACCTTTTTCGTTGTCGGCTCGAATGCGGAGAAGTACCCGCATTTGATCAAGCGAATGCATGAAGAAGGCCATTTGATTGGCATTCATAATTATGTTCATAAGACGAACTGGCTAATGGGACCGGCAGCGGTTAAGAAGCAGATTCAACGAACGAATAAAATTATCCATGACATTATCGGCAGTAATACGCATTACTACCGTCCGCCTTGGGGAATCGTCAATTTGTTCGACTTCGCCAGACGCAACGAGACGCAGATTGTGCTCTGGTCGTCGATGTTTGGCGATTGGCGCCAGCGCCTGGGTGCAGATCGATTAACGGAACGCATGCTGAAGAAGCTGAGGGGCGGCGAAGTATTTCTGCTGCATGATTGTGGAAATACGCTCGGAGCGAATGCGCAAGCCCCTATGGAAATGCTGAAAGCGCTGGAAAGAGTACTGCAGGTAGCCGAGAAGCAGGGAATCGGCACGATCCGGATTGACGATATGATCCAGCGGAGCGAAGCGGTGAAACGTGAGTCCCGCAATCAAAAAAGTATGGCAGCAGCGCCAAAGGAAACTTCAAAGCAGAAGGCAAGCCTTTCCTTCGGTAAACGTATTGTTGTCTCGTTATGGCTGTTGTGGGAGAGACTTTTTCATTTTGTCTTCCAGCTGAGAACAACAAATAAGGAAGAACCGATCTTTCATTTCCGCATTCGTCCGTATCGGGGAGAGCCGGTGATGATGAATGGCGATATAGAGCTTGCAAACGGCGATCGGGTATTGGAGCTTCATTTCGACAATAAGCGGCTGTTCGAAATTGGCTCTCGCTCGAGAACGTCCGTACAAATCGCCATCCAAATGATCCGCGGCGTCGAGAAGACGCTTCCCGAGCTTGCGCAATATGTTCAGACCCATCCGGAATTAATGGATGTCAAGGCATTGTATGGCGTAAGCATGATCAACCGCGGGCCGGAGCAGTTCGGGTTTACGGTAACCGATCTGCCGGACAGCTTCTTCGCCCGCTCGACGCGCCTGTACTTGAAATTTCTGATGAGCGTCATTCATCCTTCCGGCGGGGATCGCCTCAAGCAGCGTTCCTCCCATGAACTGATACCTAAGCTTATCGTGATGCCAATGGAGCTCTTGCTTGATAAATACTCTGAGGATGGGTCGCATCGCCGTTTCTCTGGCAAAGAGAGCGGTGAGATCGCCTCTGACCAGGAGAGCGCGGAGCCCGAGGAGACTGCTTTAAGCGCAACGCAGCCGTGTTAG